Proteins from a genomic interval of Cyprinus carpio isolate SPL01 chromosome A21, ASM1834038v1, whole genome shotgun sequence:
- the LOC109045124 gene encoding protein ERGIC-53, with product MAVSIAKCLAAYAYLLLISLIFPHAFADNAAEDSPHRRFEYKFSFKGPHLTQSDGRIPFWIHSGNAIPSSDQIRITPSLRSQKGSVWTKNPVSFEHWEAEVAFRVSGRGRMGADGLAIWFTASQGLEGPVYGAADQWNGVGIFFDSFDNDGKKNNPAVLLVGNNGKLIYDHQNDGTTQSLGTCLRDFRNKPYPVRAKITYYKKTLSVFINNGFTPDKDDYEFCTRVENMIIPEIGYFGISAATGGLADDHDVLSFLLFRLTEPGQNLPPPEKEIPKEEKDKYQEEFENFQQELDKRKEEFQKEHPDVQGQPIEDLFESVNDQEIRQVFEGQNRIHLEIKQLNKQLAMILDEQRRYVSVITEEISKRSSQAQSGQAPNHDMDTIINTQQEVLRNLNEVRNSLSDFKQLAVGQQQGNAAGLGSYETVQHFNDIKEHLHVVKRNIEHIIQKNANPAEKVKCPELPPSPTCLSSTHFVIFIVIQSLLFFSYIMYKSQQEAAAKKFF from the exons ATGGCGGTGTCCATAGCCAAGTGCCTGGCAGCTTATGCCTATTTATTActaatatctttaatatttccGCACGCTTTCGCCGACAATGCTGCCGAGGACTCGCCGCACCGGCGCTTTGAGTATAAATTCAGTTTCAAAGGGCCACATCTGACACAGAGTGATGGAAGAATACCATTCTGGATTCATTCTGGGA ACGCCATTCCTAGTTCTGATCAGATCCGAATCACCCCCTCTCTGCGAAGCCAGAAGGGTTCGGTATGGACAAAAAACCCTGTAAGTTTTGAACACTGGGAAGCTGAAGTGGCATTCCGTGTGTCCGGACGAGGACGAATGGGAGCAGATGGATTG gcCATATGGTTCACGGCCAGTCAAGGTCTGGAGGGTCCTGTGTACGGGGCTGCTGATCAGTGGAACGGCGTGGGAATATTCTTTGACTCTTTTGATAATGATGGAAAG AAAAACAACCCTGCTGTCCTGTTGGTGGGTaacaatggaaaacttatttatgaCCATCAAAA TGATGGCACTACCCAGTCTCTGGGTACATGTCTTAGAGACTTCAGAAACAAACCTTACCCCGTACGTGCCAAAATCACCTACTACAAGAAAACTTTATCG GTTTTCATCAATAACGGCTTCACTCCTGATAAAGATGATTATGAGTTCTGCACCAGAGTAGAAAACATGATCATTCCTGAGATTGGTTATTTTGGCATCTCTGCGGCCACCGGAGGACTTGCAG ATGACCATGACGTTCTGTCATTTTTGCTGTTCAGACTTACCGAGCCTGGGCAGAATCTG CCTCCCCCAGAAAAAGAGATTCCCAAAGAGGAGAAGGACAAGTACCAGGAGGAATTTGAGAATTTCCAACAAGAGCTGGACAAAAGGAAAGAGGAGTTTCAGAAAGAACACCCTGATGTCCAGGGGCAGCCCA TTGAGGACCTGTTTGAAAGCGTTAACGACCAGGAAATCCGTCAGGTGTTTGAGGGGCAGAATCGAATACACCTGGAAATCAAGCAGCTGAACAAGCAGCTGGCCATGATTCTGGACGAACAACGCCGTTATGTGTCAGTCATCACAGAGGAGATCTCCAAACGCTCGTCACAAGCACAGTCAGGACAG GCTCCCAATCATGACATGGACACCATTATCAATACACAACAGGAGGTTTTGAGGAACCTTAATGAAGTAAG GAACTCATTGTCAGACTTCAAGCAGTTGGCAGTGGGTCAGCAGCAGGGTAACGCAGCCGGACTAGGATCATATGAGACAGTCCAGCACTTCAATGACATCAAGGAGCATTTGCATGTCGTCAAGAGGAACATCGAACACATAATTCAGAAAAATGCG AATCCTGCAGAGAAGGTGAAATGTCCTGAACTTCCTCCTTCACCCACCTGCCTCTCTTCCACACACTTCGTGATCTTCATCGTCATTCAATCCCTCCTCTTCTTCAGCTACATTATGTACAA GAGTCAGCAGGAAGCAGCAGCTAAGAAGTTTTTTTGA
- the LOC109045691 gene encoding complexin-4-like, which produces MAFLIKSMVGNPLKGMGFGGGEEKAEEEAPKDPAAAAGMTREEYEEYQKQLVEEKMERDADFLHKKAERATLRVCLREKYRLPKSEQDDNMIQMAGDDVDVPEELLKMVDEDATEEEEKDSILGQMQNLQNMDMDQIKEKASATLTEIKSKAEEKCSVM; this is translated from the exons atggcatttttaattaaaagtatggTGGGAAACCCACTGAAGGGAATGGGAtttggaggaggagaggaaaaggCTGAGGAGGAGGCCCCCAAGGACCCCGCAGCGGCCGCTGGTATGACAAGAGAAGAATATGAGGAGTACCAGAAACAGCTTGTGGAGGAAAA AATGGAAAGAGATGCAGACTTCTTGCACAAGAAAGCAGAGAGGGCGACTCTGAGGGTTTGTCTACGAGAAAAATACAGACTTCCTAAA AGTGAACAGGACGATAACATGATCCAGATGGCAGGAGATGACGTGGATGTTCCCGAGGAGCTGCTGAAGATGGTGGATGAGGATGCcacggaggaggaggagaaggactCCATCCTGGGGCAGATGCAGAACTTACAGAACATGGACATGGATCAGATAAAAGAGAAAGCCAGTGCTACACTGACAGAGATCAAGTCCAAGGCTGAGGAGAAGTGCTCAGTCATGTAG